One Sediminibacillus dalangtanensis genomic region harbors:
- a CDS encoding helix-turn-helix transcriptional regulator, giving the protein MERQPSGFLVKQRAFLKLYLITLIENKHLYGLKLRDLLKEEFRELGYRPNHPEIYKALHDLIEQGILFQQKEKKQGTVYQEVVYYQFTEEGKEKAEAYKKQLKIELERCLQLLEKAIKDNFQ; this is encoded by the coding sequence ATGGAAAGACAACCAAGTGGATTTTTAGTGAAACAGCGAGCCTTTTTAAAATTATACTTGATTACATTAATAGAAAACAAACATTTATATGGATTGAAACTTCGTGATCTGTTAAAAGAAGAGTTCCGGGAGCTAGGATACAGACCAAACCATCCGGAAATATATAAAGCTCTGCATGATCTAATTGAACAAGGCATCTTGTTCCAGCAAAAGGAGAAGAAACAGGGAACCGTTTACCAGGAGGTTGTTTATTATCAATTTACCGAGGAAGGAAAAGAGAAGGCCGAGGCGTATAAAAAACAATTAAAAATAGAGCTTGAACGCTGCCTCCAGTTGTTGGAAAAGGCAATAAAGGATAATTTTCAATAG
- a CDS encoding DUF4879 domain-containing protein gives MMRKVLNITLTALLFIPLFIGTEKASAASPSGQVVNTPTELSKKEAFKQHVLENLKDDYPNAQFLDKNTREDELYQKQEMISGVNITASAPPLTSLEVYAAISSNYPEYEYFSSNQLSSVQDHGGEELYIVTAELGYGFQRNAAFNGRQLSEIDRENIDLEGDSIVDGWFIWWDASGNENGLFTYENTSTNSPWNTMFDRMNIK, from the coding sequence ATGATGAGGAAAGTTTTAAACATCACTTTGACAGCTTTATTATTTATCCCTTTGTTCATAGGAACTGAAAAAGCTTCTGCAGCTTCGCCGTCGGGTCAAGTAGTAAACACCCCAACAGAATTATCAAAAAAAGAAGCGTTTAAGCAACATGTACTAGAAAACCTCAAAGACGATTATCCAAATGCACAATTTCTTGATAAAAACACCAGAGAAGATGAACTATATCAGAAACAAGAGATGATATCGGGAGTTAATATTACTGCTTCAGCCCCTCCTCTTACTTCACTTGAGGTATATGCGGCTATATCATCTAACTATCCAGAGTATGAATACTTTAGTTCAAACCAATTATCTTCCGTTCAAGATCATGGAGGAGAAGAATTATACATTGTAACTGCCGAACTTGGATACGGTTTCCAAAGAAATGCTGCATTCAATGGGAGACAATTATCGGAAATAGATAGAGAAAACATTGATTTGGAAGGTGACTCTATTGTAGATGGCTGGTTTATTTGGTGGGATGCAAGCGGCAATGAAAATGGTTTATTCACTTACGAAAACACTTCAACCAATTCACCTTGGAACACCATGTTTGATAGAATGAACATTAAGTAA
- a CDS encoding UDP-N-acetylmuramoyl-L-alanyl-D-glutamate--2,6-diaminopimelate ligase has protein sequence MNINFSNENALTVEKVYGPILVQINSLQYDSRKVEENVAFFCIQGEQQDGHVFIEDAIKKGASVIIGSNESMLSKLAANYPDRTFVVVKDAREAMARLSILFYQQAYKKLTTIGVTGTNGKTTVVAYIYSLLNQIGVPTGSIGTIGTMTSGGPFPFQPTTPTTPEAPDLHYIFHQFLQRKEQAAAMEVSSIAIEQKRVEGISFHIGIHTNISSEHLEFHKTFENYKRAKLKLFKQTEKAVVNLDDEGMAKDILDLYHGPLLTYSIDGHPDADVFASNIRIKREGSAFLLSIEGVSSLVHTPVIGEYNISNLLAAVCAALHMGVTGKKILEALPKIQGPKGRFQLVEIPGNSSVLLDYAHTPEALRKLLSEVKKLNYRKLILMVTGVGIRDEKKMARMGEAADGQADVYIISVDHPGYRKPEEIVASVLSGFSKTKRTHITCTHSRKEGVIAALKLAEKEDLIILTGGCINGCQMVRGKAFPHSDETIIEQFYSKRINQTKSSLAPEAK, from the coding sequence ATGAATATTAACTTTTCCAACGAGAATGCACTAACTGTTGAAAAAGTCTACGGTCCGATTTTAGTTCAAATAAATTCCCTGCAGTACGATTCACGGAAGGTTGAAGAAAATGTAGCGTTCTTTTGTATCCAGGGAGAGCAGCAAGATGGGCATGTCTTTATAGAAGATGCCATTAAAAAAGGGGCTTCTGTCATCATTGGCAGTAATGAATCAATGCTTTCAAAACTGGCGGCCAACTATCCAGATCGAACCTTCGTAGTAGTGAAAGACGCCAGGGAAGCGATGGCCCGTCTTTCGATATTATTTTATCAGCAAGCATATAAAAAGCTTACAACTATCGGTGTTACAGGGACCAATGGAAAAACAACGGTAGTTGCTTATATCTATTCATTGCTAAATCAAATTGGCGTACCGACGGGTTCCATTGGTACAATTGGCACAATGACTTCTGGAGGTCCTTTTCCCTTCCAACCAACAACGCCTACAACACCTGAAGCACCGGATCTCCATTATATTTTTCACCAATTCCTTCAAAGGAAGGAACAGGCAGCTGCGATGGAAGTATCTTCAATAGCGATCGAACAAAAAAGGGTAGAGGGCATTTCATTCCATATAGGTATCCATACCAATATATCCAGTGAACATTTGGAATTTCATAAAACCTTCGAAAATTATAAAAGGGCAAAGCTCAAATTGTTTAAACAGACAGAAAAAGCTGTAGTAAACCTGGATGACGAGGGAATGGCAAAGGACATCCTCGATTTGTACCACGGTCCTTTGCTAACATATAGCATAGACGGTCATCCAGACGCGGATGTTTTTGCTTCCAATATCAGAATAAAAAGGGAAGGGTCGGCTTTTTTACTGTCCATCGAAGGAGTATCTTCTCTCGTCCATACACCGGTAATCGGTGAGTATAACATCTCTAATTTACTGGCTGCTGTTTGTGCTGCTCTCCACATGGGTGTCACCGGCAAAAAAATCCTGGAGGCATTACCGAAAATCCAAGGCCCGAAAGGCAGATTCCAGCTAGTGGAAATACCAGGTAACAGTAGCGTATTGCTGGATTATGCACATACCCCAGAAGCTCTGCGGAAACTCTTATCGGAAGTTAAGAAACTAAACTACCGTAAACTAATTCTAATGGTGACAGGAGTAGGTATCCGGGATGAAAAGAAAATGGCGAGAATGGGAGAAGCTGCCGATGGACAGGCAGATGTGTACATCATTTCCGTTGATCATCCCGGGTACAGGAAACCAGAAGAGATTGTCGCAAGCGTGCTGTCTGGTTTTTCAAAAACGAAGCGAACACATATTACATGTACACACTCACGAAAAGAAGGAGTTATTGCAGCTTTAAAACTGGCGGAAAAAGAGGATTTAATCATTTTAACTGGAGGTTGTATCAACGGTTGTCAAATGGTTAGAGGAAAAGCCTTCCCACACTCGGATGAAACGATAATCGAGCAATTTTATTCCAAACGCATTAATCAAACAAAATCCTCGCTGGCACCGGAAGCAAAATAA
- the dapA gene encoding 4-hydroxy-tetrahydrodipicolinate synthase has product MDFGRILTAMVTPFDQNGDIDYQKTEILINYLIANGTEGLVVAGTTGESPTLTKDEKLNLLRFTVQTVNKRVPVIAGTGSNNTRDSIDFTRAAEAAGVDASMLVTPYYNKPNQEGMYQHFRSIARAVKLPIMLYNIPGRSAAGMTPETIIKLSEEENIVAVKESGGNLDDMTSIISGTKDSFHLYSGDDGLTLPVLSIGGKGVVSVASHIFGNEMKEMADSFFNGDHQRAATLHQCLLPMMKSLFMAPSPAPVKAALSYVGIDAGSVRLPLVPLGENEKQLLFQQLYYYVGDQAANA; this is encoded by the coding sequence ATGGATTTTGGGCGTATTTTGACAGCAATGGTTACACCATTTGATCAGAACGGTGACATTGATTATCAAAAAACAGAGATACTGATCAACTATTTAATCGCAAATGGTACCGAAGGATTAGTTGTTGCAGGAACGACTGGTGAGTCACCAACCCTAACGAAAGATGAAAAATTGAATTTGCTGCGATTTACGGTGCAAACAGTAAACAAGCGTGTGCCTGTCATTGCCGGAACAGGGTCAAATAATACCCGTGATTCCATCGATTTTACTCGAGCGGCCGAAGCTGCCGGAGTTGATGCTTCGATGTTGGTGACTCCATATTACAACAAACCGAACCAAGAAGGAATGTATCAACATTTTCGATCCATCGCCCGGGCGGTTAAACTGCCTATCATGCTTTATAATATCCCTGGCAGAAGTGCAGCAGGGATGACGCCCGAGACGATCATAAAGCTTTCGGAGGAAGAAAATATTGTCGCTGTTAAGGAATCTGGTGGAAATTTAGATGATATGACTTCTATCATTAGTGGTACAAAAGACAGTTTTCACTTATATAGTGGTGATGACGGGCTTACACTTCCTGTTTTGTCGATTGGTGGAAAAGGGGTAGTATCCGTCGCCTCCCATATCTTTGGAAATGAAATGAAAGAGATGGCAGATAGCTTTTTCAATGGCGACCATCAAAGAGCTGCTACTCTTCATCAATGCCTGCTTCCAATGATGAAATCATTATTCATGGCTCCAAGTCCTGCACCTGTTAAAGCTGCTTTATCTTACGTAGGGATTGATGCAGGTTCTGTACGTCTGCCTTTGGTTCCTTTAGGTGAGAATGAGAAGCAATTATTGTTCCAACAGCTTTATTATTATGTCGGTGACCAAGCAGCCAATGCATAA